GGCGCTGTTCCAGGGCATCCGCCGCTACGAAGCGCTGCGCACGGAGGTGGGCGTGTCCACCAACATCCTCGCGCTGCGGCTCAAGCGCATGGTGGAAGACGGACTTATCGCGCGCGAACGGCAAGGCGAACACTCGGAGCGCTTCGAATACACGCTGACCGACAAGGGCCGTGCGCTCTACCCCGTGGTGCTGGGCCTCACGCAATGGGCCGACCGCTGGCTCAGCGGCAAGGATGGCATTCGTTTTCGCATGCACCACATGGGCTGCGGCGCGGACTGCCGCACGGAAGTGCGCTGCGACGTGTGCGCACAACCGCTCACGCCACACGATGTGGCGGTGCGCCTGGTCAGCGGCAAAGAACTGGAGCGTGCGCGCCGACGAAGGAAGAAGAACATCTGAAGGCCAGAGCACGAATAGACCGAGACTGCTGCCACGGCGTGCGGACGGTCGTCACACTTCAAGCGACAACGCCCCACACTCAAAGCCCCGCAAAGCCGTCACCAGCACACCACCCAACTCGCGCTGCCGCGCACGCGACATGCGCACATTGCGCGCGGCCACGCTCACGCCGACGAAACCCGTGTCGGACAGACGCACCGCGCAGCCCACGCCACGCGCTTCGCCGGTTCGGTGGTCCGACGCCTGCGCATAGCCCAGCGAGCGCGTTTGCGCCACGCCATCGTGCAGCCACGCCAGCGAAATGCCGGCAGTCCGGTATTCCGCCTGGTGGCGGTCGTAGGTGGTGGCGATGTCATCGTCGGACCAGCGCGCCAATACGCCCATGCCCACCGCGCTCACGCCCAGCACGCGCCGAATGCCCGGCGCGACGATCAAGGCCTCTTCCGGTTGGTGTGCCTCTTCGCGGTGCAGGCACAGCGCATGGTCGCCGCTGCGCACCATGAGGAACACGGTGTCGCCCGACTGCCGCGCCACGTCTTCCATCAAGGGCCGGAAGCGTTGCACCAGGTGTGCGCTGGCCGAGGGTGCCACACCCAGTTGCATGGCTTCGATGCCCAGGCGGTAGCGCTTGCTGTCGGGCGCGCGGTCCACGAAACCTTCTTCGATCAGGCACGCAAGCTGGCGGTGCACGGTGGAGCGGTCCAGGCCACTGAGCACGATCGCGTCCGTCAGGCGCAGCCCTTGGGGATGGTGGCGCGCCACCAGGCGCAACAGCTCCAAAGCCTTGCCGGCGCTGCGCGCGCCCATCACGCGCCGGGTCATTCCTTGCGCTCCCCGGGCCAGGCGTGCGGCCCCAGTTCGTGCGCCAGCAGCGTGCCGAGTTCGTGGCGGCGCTCTGGCGGCATGCGCGCGTCCAGGGCCACGATGCTCATGCCGACCAGGCTGTTGGCCGAGAGGTGAACCGCGCCGCCGACGCCGCGCAACAAGGTCTGGCGGTGGTCCTGCCGGTCGGCAAAGCCCGCGCTGCGCGCCTGCCGCCACGCCTTGTGCAGCACGCCGAACGGCATGGCCACGCGTTCGTATGCGGTCAACTGGCGTTGGTGCGACGCGGCCAACTCGGCCTCTTCCAGCTGCGCCAGCATCGCCAGGCCCGCAAGGCTGCGCCCCAGCAGCACCTGCTGGCCGACCTGCACCGCCAAGGCCTTCACCACCGGTCCGCCTTCCTCGCGGTGCAGGCACAAGGCATGGTCGCCGGTGCGCACCATCAGAAACACCGTGTCACCGGTCTGGCGCGCGAGGCGGCGCATCAAGGGCTGGAAGCGTTCCACCACCGGCGACATGCCGGCCGACACCCAGCCCATTTCCAGCGAAGCCATCCCGAGCCGGTACGCCTTCGAAGGCGCGGCACGCTCGACGAGACCGTATTCCTCCAGGCAGGCCAGCAGGCGGTGCGCGGTGGAACGGTCCTGGCCGGAGCAGGCCATGAGCTCGGTGAGCCGGATGCCCTGCGGGTGGTGCGCCCCGACGTGCCGCAGCAAGGCCATGGCCTTGCCGGCGCTGCGCGTGCCACTCAGGGGGTCGACGTTTCTCATGGATTGGGAAAGACTTGCGGAACCAGTTGCGGAGGCAATTGTGGACCAGTTCAATGGCACTCCGAATGTCGCGCGCGACCGGCCGAGTCTGGTGCGTGGTCTCTTTTCTTTTCAAGGGCACACGATGAAAGCAATCGAAATTTCCCAACCCGGTGGACCTGAGGTGCTGGTCCCCGCCGAGCGGCCCGTCCCCACACTGCGCGCGGGCGAGGTGCTGATCCAGGTGGCGGCTGCGGGTGTGAACCGGCCCGACGTGGGCCAGCGCGCCGGCCGCTACAACCCGCCACCGGGCGCGTCCGACCTGCCGGGCCTGGAAGTGGCCGGCACCATCGCCGCGCTCGGCGAAGGCGTGAGCCAATGGAAAGTGGGCGACGCGGTGTGTGCCCTGACCCCGGGCGGGGGCTACGCGGGTTTCTGCGCCACGCCGGCCGACCACTGCCTGCCGGTGCCCGCCGGCCTGTCGATGACCGAAGCGGCGTCGCTGCCCGAGACCTTCTTCACCGTGTGGAGCAACCTGTTCGGCCCGCACGGCCTCAAACCGGGCGAGAGCGTGCTGGTGCAAGGCGGCTCCAGCGGCATCGGGGTGACGGCCATCCAGCTCGCGCACGCCCTGGGCCACAAAGTGTTCGCCACGGCGGGCAGCGAGGCCAAGTGCAAGGCCTGCGAAGCCTTGGGCGCGCACGCGATCAACTACACGCAGCAGGACTTCGTGGAGGTGGTGCAGGAAGCCACGCAAGGCCGTGGCGTGGACGTGGTGCTCGACATGGTGGGCGGCGACTATGTGCCACGCCAGATCCAGGTGCTCGCGCCCGACGGCCGCCTGGTGATGCTGGCCTTCCTGCGCGGCGCGCAAGCCGCCGTGCCGCTGGGCGACGTGGTGTTCAAGCGCCTGGTGATCACCGGCTCCGCCTTGCGACCGCGCTCCATCGAATTCAAGGCCGAGATCGCGCGGCAGCTGCGCGAGAAGGTCTGGCCCCTGATCGAGGCGGGTACTGTGCGGCCGGTGGTGCACAGCACCTTCCCGCTGGAAGAAGCGTGGCGCGCGCACGCGCTGATGGAGTCCAGCCAGCACATCGGCAAGATCGTGCTGACGGTGGACTGAAACCGACTCAGCTCTTCGGTGCCGTTTTGCCTTGAGCGGCCAATAGCTGGTTGCGGTCGTAGTACTCGCGCCAGAGCGAGATCAGCGGGCCGTCGAACTCCAGGATGCCGACGACGGGCACGGAGTTGCTCACGCCGTCGACGATGACTTCGTCGCGTCGCTCGCACACCACCGCGCCCGCCACCACACCGATGCGGTCGATGTGCAGCTTGACCTGCTTGTCCGGCGAGGTCAGCATGAGCATGCGCTGGTAGAACGCCTCGCGGCCCCGGGTGGGCTCGTCCTTCATCATGGAATGGATGGCGCCGTCCTCGGTGAGCAGGTCGGCGCAGGTGCGCCAGTCCTTCTTCTCCCAGGCGTCGGCCATCTTGCGGAAGGTGGCGATTTTCTGTTCGTCGGTGAGTGTGGATGCCATAGCCTCGAGACCCTTCATGAAATGGATGGAACAGGTGCTACGGTAGACCGGCCGCGCCCGGCCGGTCAACGCCTTTTCCAGGGCATTCCCAATGGATGGGAATTCAGACCGGGCGCGGCGGTTCGGCCATCACCAGCAGCACCCGCGCCGGGGCGTTGCCGTGGTTGACCAGCATCCGCGCTTCGCCGGGCGCAATGCGGCAACTGTCGAGCGCGCGCAGCACCTCGGTGCGCGAAACGCCGTCGGGCAAGCAGCCGGTGATCTCCAACGTGCCGTCGATCACCACGTAGAACTTCTCCGCTGCCGACGCGGTGAGCGTCGTGCGCCCCCCGGGGGCCACGAGGGACAGGCCGATCCAGGCCGCGTCGCCCGGCCCGGCCTCGCGGCCCTGCAGACGCCGCATCTCAAAGCCTTCGTGTCCCGGCGCATCGTAGGCAGGCGCTTCGGCGTGTCGAACCAGGTGCATGCCGGTCTCCAGGTTCAGGGCGCGAGCACCACGCGCGCGGAAGACCCCGCGATCACGCGCTGGTAGGCGTCTGTCGCCTGGTCCAGCGGCACCAGGCTATCGGCATCGACATCGAACGCCCGCAGCGAGCCGTCGTCGAATCCCGGGGCCAGCGCCTTGAGGATGGCCGCGCAATCCACCACGCTCAGCTTGAGGCTGTCCACGCCGAGCAGGTGCAGGTTGCGGCGGTAGAACATCAGGATGTCGAACGGCACCGTGCGTTCGATGGTGGAAATGAGGATCTGCGTGCCACCGACGGCCAGGCCCTGCAGCGCAGCGGCGAAGTAAGGCGAACCCACGCTGTTGTAGGCGATGTCCACGCCGCGGCCGTCCGTGGCCGCCAGCAAGGCCTCGCCCAGGTCGGCGCGCGTGCCATCCAGTGCCAGCACCGGCTGGCTGCTGTGGCCGCCGTAGCCGCGCGCGCCGCGCTCGACGGCGATCACGCGCGCACCGGCGCGGGTGGCCAGCTGGACCGCGGCCTGCCCCACCTTTCCGTTCGCACCCAGCACCGCCACCGTCTGGCCCTCGCCGCGCAGGCCCGCGCGGCGCAAGCCTTCGAAGGCGGTGATGAAGGGGACACCCACGGTGCCGGCCGCTGCCATCGGCACGCGCCCGGGCTTGCGCACCAGCGCCGCCACCGGCAGCACCAGGTAGCGCGCGTGGCTGCCGTCGCGGGTAATGCCCAGGTCACCGCCCGTGCCCCAGACCTCGGCACCGATCCATTCGGCGGGCCCGGACACCACGCGCGCGGCGAAGTCGCGCCCGGGTGTGCGTGGCCAGATCGCCTGGGGCATCAAACCGAGCGCGGCCTTGACGTCGCTGGGGTTGACGGCGGTGGCCAGCACTTCGACCACCGCATGTCCGGGCAGTGCCTCGGGAGCTTCCTGGGTTTGCAGTTGCAATTGGAGCGCTTCAGGTGAAGCCGCTTTGTGCACCACGCGCAGCGCGCGCGAGGGAATGGAAGAGGTCATGTTGAAAATCCTTGGCGGGAAAGAAATCAGTGCAGCGCGTTGTTGACGCGCAATCCCCAGCGCTCGCGCGCCTGCCCTGGCGTGGCGAGTTGCCCGCCGAGGTCCTCGACGATGCGGCGCGCCTTGCGCACCAACTCCGCGTTGCTGCGCGCGAGCACACCCTTGTCGAGGTAGATCGTGTCTTCGAGCCCGATGCGCACGTTGCCACCGAGCAGGTGCGCCTGGGCCACGGCGGGAAAGGCATGCCGACCCACCGCGAAGGCCGACCAGCACGCCTGGGGCGCGATCAGCGAACGCGCCAGCGCCATCGCACCCGGCGCGAACGGCAACGCATACCGCACACCCATCACGAAGGTGTAGAGGCCAGGGCCCTGCAAGGTGCCGTCGGCGATCAGCGTCTGCGCCAGCACGAGGTCGCCGGTGTCGAAGCATTCCAGCTCAGGCACCACGCCATGCGCGCGGATCACGGCGGCCATGCGGCGCACGTTGGCCGGCGTGTTCATCACCACCTGCTCGCCCGAGTTCATGGTGTTGAGGTCGAGCGAGCACACATCGGGCCTGAGCGCGGCGATGTGGGCCACGCGCTGCTCGGGCGGCAGCAACGACGTGCCGGGGCCGGCCACGCGGGGCTCGTCGGCGCTGGGCACGAAGCGCCCGCCGGGTCCGGTGGTGAGGTTGATGATGAGCTCGGGCCGCTCGCGGCGCAGGGTGTCGACCACACGGGCGTAGAGATCGACATCCATAGACGGCGCGCCGGTGGCGGGATCGCGCACGTGGATGTGCACGGCCGCAGCGCCGGCATCGGCCGCTTCCAGGCAGGCGTCGCTGATCTGCGCCGGTGTGACCGGCAGGTGTGGCGTCTGGTCCGGCCGCGTGAGGTTGCCGGTGACGGCACAGGTGAGGATGGTGGTCTGTTCCATAGGAAAAAGAATCTGTTCAACCCAGATGGCGTCCGCCGTCGGCAACGATCACGCTGCCGGTGGCGTAACGCAACGCGGTGCAGCAGGCCACGATGGCGGCGGCCACGTCGTCGGCCACCCCCACGCGTTTCAGGGGCAGCGTGGCCCCGACGCGTTCGTTGAAGGCGGCATCGCGCCCGGCCACGAACGGCGTGTCGACCACGCCCGGGGACACTGCGAGGCAGCGGATCTGCGGCGCCAAGGTCTTGGCCAGCGCACGCGTGAGCGCATCGGTGCCAGCCTTGGCGGCGGCATATGCGAGGTTGCTGCCCAGGCCGGTGAAAGCAGCAATGGACGACACATTGACCACCACGGCATCGCCCGCCGCCTTCATCTGGGGTGCGAAGGCACGCACCGCTGCGAAGCTGCCGCGCCAGTGGGTGGCGAAGATGCTGTCGATCAGCGCGTCGTCGAGCCCGTCGAGGTCGGCCGCAGGCACCGGACGCGTGAAGCCGGCGCAGTTGACCAGCACCGTGGCCCGGCCCACTTCTTGTTCGACGGCCTGAGCGGCGCGGCGCAAGGCGTCGCTGTCGGTCACGTTGGCTTGCAGGGCGCAGTGACCGCTTCCCGCCAATCGCACCAACGCCGGCGCGGCGGCCGCGGGCGCACTGCGCTGCAGCAACACCACCCGCGCGCCCAGCGCCGCCAGGCGCTCTGCCGTGGCCAGGCCGATGGCGCCGGTGCCGCCGGTGATGACGGCGATCTCACCGTCCAGCCGCTCGCGCGGCGCGAAACTTCGTTCGTCTTGCATGTGTTTCTTCAAGGCAAAGGGCAATGGGGAAGATGGGGTTCGCCCGGCTCCAGACGCAACTCGATGTCCAGGCCGAAGCCGCCATGGCCATCGGGTTCGAAGCGGCGCAGCAGCGAGCCCACGGCGCCGAACACCACGTCCTCGTGGGCGTGTGGGTCTTCGATGTCGAAGTACTGCGTGGCCAGCACCTTGTGGCCGTCGGCCACGACGATGAAATGCAGATGGGCCGGGCGCATGACGCCGCGCCCTTGTGCCGCCAGCAGTTCGCCGCAAGGGCCATCCACCGGCACCGGGTAGCCGGCGGGCCGCACGCTGCGGAAGTGGAACCTGCCTTGCGCGTCGGTGAGGAACACACCGCGCAGGTTCATGTCTTCCTGCTCGGGGTCCTGGTTCTCGTAGAGCCCCTGGGGCGAGGCCTGCCAGGTCTCCACCCGGGCGCCCACCAGCGGAGATCCATCGAGCGAGCACACACGGCCCTTCACGAGCAGCGGCGCGCCAGGCGTGTCGGCAGTGGCGACGCTCTCGCCGTGCGCGCGCACCGGCTGGTGCGCGCGCCAGAACGGCCCGACCAGGGCGGGCTCGGTGCCGCCCCGGGCCAGCGCCTCGCGCGCGCCGCGCAGCTGCACCAGCGTGGCCAGGCCCAGGATGTCGGCCAGCAAGATGCCCTCGTTCTTGCGCGGCCCGCTGGCCTGGCCGATGCGCACCAGAAAGTCCAGCGCCAGGTCGAGTTCGGCCGGCGTCAGATCCACGTCGAGCGCGAAGGCGTGGACGTGGCGGATCAGCGCATCCATGACCTGCTTCAAGCGCGCATTCGAGGTACCGGCGTTGGCCCGCAGCACCGCGGCCAGCAGCTCGGCGGGGTCGGAGGCCGACAGCCCGGCAGAGGGGAGATCGTGCGTGTGCATGGTATTCGCGCCCGTCATCGCATCAACGCCTTGGCGTTGTCGCGGTAGATGGCCTGCAGCTCGCTGGCGCTCAGGCCCGATTTCTCCAGGCCCTCGGCAATCTTGGCCGGCTCGACCCAGGGGAAGTCGGAGCCAAACACGATCTGCGAGGTGGGCACGATCATCTTCAGGATGCCCATGTGCACCGCGTCGGCGGCCGCTGCCGTGTCGTAGTAGAAGCGGCGGAAGTGGTGCAACCGCGAATCGGGCGGTGCCACGCGCGCGAGCGACTCGGCCGTTTCGCCCACCAGAAAACGCTGCGCCCAGATGCTGCCGCCGCCGTGCGACCAGATGTAGCGCACATCGGGCGTGGCCTTGGCGGTACCGCCGTGGATCAGGCTCACCATGGCGCGCGCCAGGTCCGAGCCCAGTTCCACGAAGGTGGGCAGGATGCCGGGCTGGAAGTTCCAGGCGCAGCAGTTGGGCGCGGTTGCGTGGGTGTAGACCACCGCCTTGCGCCGGTTGAGCTCGGCCCACACCGGCGCGAAGGACTTGTCGCCCAGCCACTTGTCGTCGTAGCTCGAGAGCAGGCCCACGCCGTCGGCCTTGAGCACGTCGAAGGCGTATTCGATTTCGCGCAGGCTGCCTTCCACGTCGGGCAAGGGCAGCACCGCGAAATGGCCGTAACGGCCCGGGTGGTCGGCCTTCATGCGCGCGGCAAACTCGTTGAGCTCGCGCGCGGCGCGTCGCGATTCGGCCACGTCGCCGAACCACACGCCCGGCTGCGTGACGGACAGAAAGGCCTTCTCCACGCCGCCACGGTCCATGGCTTCGAGGTCTTTCTCCACCGTCCAGCTCTTGAACTGGTCGAAGCCGAGCACGGGTTGCTTGAGGTGCTGACGCTCCACCAGCTTGACCCACTCGGGCGAGAAGAAGTGGTGGTGAAAGTCGATGCGCGAGCCTTTGCCTGCCAGGGTCTGGGCCAGTGGCCGGCCTTCGGGCACGAGCG
The sequence above is a segment of the Hydrogenophaga sp. BPS33 genome. Coding sequences within it:
- a CDS encoding SDR family NAD(P)-dependent oxidoreductase produces the protein MQDERSFAPRERLDGEIAVITGGTGAIGLATAERLAALGARVVLLQRSAPAAAAPALVRLAGSGHCALQANVTDSDALRRAAQAVEQEVGRATVLVNCAGFTRPVPAADLDGLDDALIDSIFATHWRGSFAAVRAFAPQMKAAGDAVVVNVSSIAAFTGLGSNLAYAAAKAGTDALTRALAKTLAPQIRCLAVSPGVVDTPFVAGRDAAFNERVGATLPLKRVGVADDVAAAIVACCTALRYATGSVIVADGGRHLG
- a CDS encoding 3-keto-5-aminohexanoate cleavage protein gives rise to the protein MEQTTILTCAVTGNLTRPDQTPHLPVTPAQISDACLEAADAGAAAVHIHVRDPATGAPSMDVDLYARVVDTLRRERPELIINLTTGPGGRFVPSADEPRVAGPGTSLLPPEQRVAHIAALRPDVCSLDLNTMNSGEQVVMNTPANVRRMAAVIRAHGVVPELECFDTGDLVLAQTLIADGTLQGPGLYTFVMGVRYALPFAPGAMALARSLIAPQACWSAFAVGRHAFPAVAQAHLLGGNVRIGLEDTIYLDKGVLARSNAELVRKARRIVEDLGGQLATPGQARERWGLRVNNALH
- a CDS encoding IclR family transcriptional regulator, whose product is MTRRVMGARSAGKALELLRLVARHHPQGLRLTDAIVLSGLDRSTVHRQLACLIEEGFVDRAPDSKRYRLGIEAMQLGVAPSASAHLVQRFRPLMEDVARQSGDTVFLMVRSGDHALCLHREEAHQPEEALIVAPGIRRVLGVSAVGMGVLARWSDDDIATTYDRHQAEYRTAGISLAWLHDGVAQTRSLGYAQASDHRTGEARGVGCAVRLSDTGFVGVSVAARNVRMSRARQRELGGVLVTALRGFECGALSLEV
- a CDS encoding dioxygenase family protein; translated protein: MTGANTMHTHDLPSAGLSASDPAELLAAVLRANAGTSNARLKQVMDALIRHVHAFALDVDLTPAELDLALDFLVRIGQASGPRKNEGILLADILGLATLVQLRGAREALARGGTEPALVGPFWRAHQPVRAHGESVATADTPGAPLLVKGRVCSLDGSPLVGARVETWQASPQGLYENQDPEQEDMNLRGVFLTDAQGRFHFRSVRPAGYPVPVDGPCGELLAAQGRGVMRPAHLHFIVVADGHKVLATQYFDIEDPHAHEDVVFGAVGSLLRRFEPDGHGGFGLDIELRLEPGEPHLPHCPLP
- a CDS encoding amidohydrolase family protein — translated: MDHTPQTPSDGKACAPSRRGFLGLFGSLGTLGALGAGALVPEGRPLAQTLAGKGSRIDFHHHFFSPEWVKLVERQHLKQPVLGFDQFKSWTVEKDLEAMDRGGVEKAFLSVTQPGVWFGDVAESRRAARELNEFAARMKADHPGRYGHFAVLPLPDVEGSLREIEYAFDVLKADGVGLLSSYDDKWLGDKSFAPVWAELNRRKAVVYTHATAPNCCAWNFQPGILPTFVELGSDLARAMVSLIHGGTAKATPDVRYIWSHGGGSIWAQRFLVGETAESLARVAPPDSRLHHFRRFYYDTAAAADAVHMGILKMIVPTSQIVFGSDFPWVEPAKIAEGLEKSGLSASELQAIYRDNAKALMR
- a CDS encoding quinone oxidoreductase family protein → MTSSIPSRALRVVHKAASPEALQLQLQTQEAPEALPGHAVVEVLATAVNPSDVKAALGLMPQAIWPRTPGRDFAARVVSGPAEWIGAEVWGTGGDLGITRDGSHARYLVLPVAALVRKPGRVPMAAAGTVGVPFITAFEGLRRAGLRGEGQTVAVLGANGKVGQAAVQLATRAGARVIAVERGARGYGGHSSQPVLALDGTRADLGEALLAATDGRGVDIAYNSVGSPYFAAALQGLAVGGTQILISTIERTVPFDILMFYRRNLHLLGVDSLKLSVVDCAAILKALAPGFDDGSLRAFDVDADSLVPLDQATDAYQRVIAGSSARVVLAP
- a CDS encoding cupin domain-containing protein, encoding MHLVRHAEAPAYDAPGHEGFEMRRLQGREAGPGDAAWIGLSLVAPGGRTTLTASAAEKFYVVIDGTLEITGCLPDGVSRTEVLRALDSCRIAPGEARMLVNHGNAPARVLLVMAEPPRPV
- a CDS encoding NAD(P)H-quinone oxidoreductase, with product MKAIEISQPGGPEVLVPAERPVPTLRAGEVLIQVAAAGVNRPDVGQRAGRYNPPPGASDLPGLEVAGTIAALGEGVSQWKVGDAVCALTPGGGYAGFCATPADHCLPVPAGLSMTEAASLPETFFTVWSNLFGPHGLKPGESVLVQGGSSGIGVTAIQLAHALGHKVFATAGSEAKCKACEALGAHAINYTQQDFVEVVQEATQGRGVDVVLDMVGGDYVPRQIQVLAPDGRLVMLAFLRGAQAAVPLGDVVFKRLVITGSALRPRSIEFKAEIARQLREKVWPLIEAGTVRPVVHSTFPLEEAWRAHALMESSQHIGKIVLTVD
- a CDS encoding limonene-1,2-epoxide hydrolase family protein; translation: MASTLTDEQKIATFRKMADAWEKKDWRTCADLLTEDGAIHSMMKDEPTRGREAFYQRMLMLTSPDKQVKLHIDRIGVVAGAVVCERRDEVIVDGVSNSVPVVGILEFDGPLISLWREYYDRNQLLAAQGKTAPKS
- a CDS encoding IclR family transcriptional regulator, yielding MRNVDPLSGTRSAGKAMALLRHVGAHHPQGIRLTELMACSGQDRSTAHRLLACLEEYGLVERAAPSKAYRLGMASLEMGWVSAGMSPVVERFQPLMRRLARQTGDTVFLMVRTGDHALCLHREEGGPVVKALAVQVGQQVLLGRSLAGLAMLAQLEEAELAASHQRQLTAYERVAMPFGVLHKAWRQARSAGFADRQDHRQTLLRGVGGAVHLSANSLVGMSIVALDARMPPERRHELGTLLAHELGPHAWPGERKE